The following are from one region of the Amia ocellicauda isolate fAmiCal2 chromosome 1, fAmiCal2.hap1, whole genome shotgun sequence genome:
- the LOC136759840 gene encoding probable G-protein coupled receptor 139: MQDTSVFVIIQKVYYPFLCAVGIPANLFTFYMIRFRKCGMSETAIIYLGSLAIMDCFYLIWVILLDLTLTFHQAQPFWHSYPWCGILSFLQYGSLYSSSWIVVVFTIERYLVLRITKAKKHFSKTGIIVFITILIILLCHIISIPLYWIHDVTLLNITMAGENVTVSRCLYNNKLYSTVLVWITTFLSGGIPIILVIVFNSLIAHHLQKARKMFTKEERRTMKGVTSKGMVKRTIMLLCTVSVTFVVLSLPRFVTYCILRTMYNYKEFNRNDYSLPINVISDLANMLQNLNSTTNFLLYCMVSRRFRQELLWLLTCKPKGRELGSFITQTTMKVFSVMDHKAENSRDSVDVVLTKLNHTQ, from the coding sequence CCAACCTCTTCACGTTCTACATGATCAGGTTCCGCAAATGTGGCATGTCAGAGACTGCAATCATCTACCTTGGCTCCCTGGCAATTATGGATTGTTTTTACTTGATTTGGGTGATACTTCTCGACCTAACCTTGACATTTCACCAAGCCCAGCCCTTCTGGCATTCCTACCCTTGGTGTGGGATCCTCTCGTTCCTGCAGTATGGCTCCTTGTACAGCTCCTCTTGGATCGTGGTGGTCTTCACCATAGAGCGCTACCTGGTGCTCAGGATCACTAAAGCGAAGAAGCACTTCTCTAAGACGGGCATTATCGTGTTCATTACCATTCTGATAATCTTGCTTTGCCACATCATTTCCATCCCGCTGTACTGGATCCACGATGTCACATTGCTGAACATCACGATGGCTGGCGAGAACGTCACTGTGTCCAGGTGTCTGTATAACAACAAGCTCTATTCCACCGTGCTGGTATGGATCACCACTTTCCTCTCTGGAGGAATCCCCATCATTCTAGTCATTGTCTTTAATTCCCTCATCGCACACCATCTCCAGAAGGCCAGGAAGATGTTCACCAAGGAGGAGAGAAGGACCATGAAAGGAGTCACCTCCAAAGGCATGGTTAAGAGGACTATCATGCTTCTGTGCACCGTGTCTGTTACCTTTGTTGTCCTGAGTCTCCCTCGGTTCGTGACCTACTGCATCCTGAGAACCATGTATAACTATAAGGAATTCAACAGGAATGATTACAGCCTGCCCATCAATGTCATCAGTGACCTGGCAAACATGCTGCAAAATCTCAACTCCACCACTAACTTCCTCTTGTACTGCATGGTGAGCAGGAGGTTCAGACAGGAGCTGCTCTGGCTGCTGACCTGCAAACCCAAAGGCAGGGAACTGGGGTCTTTCATCACTCAGACAACCATGAAAGTGTTTTCTGTCATGGATCATAAAGCGGAGAACTCCCGAGATTCTGTCGATGTGGTCCTGACAAAACTAAATCACACTCAGTAA